The region GGTCACCGGCGGTTGGCCATCGTGGACCTCGCTCACGGCGCCCAGCCCATGTTCGGCGAAGGCGGAGAGTGCCTGGTCTTCAACGGCGAGATCTACAACTACCCCGCCCTGCGCCGTGATCTCGAAGGCCGGGGCGCCAGGTTCCGCACCCAGTGCGACACCGAGGTCATCCTCCACGCGTACCGGCACTACGGCGACGCGTGCGTCAAGCATCTGACGGGGATGTTCGCCTTCGCGCTCTGGGACCCCAAGGCGGCACGTCTGCTGTTCGCAAGGGACCCGCTCGGCGAAAAGCCTCTCTACTGGACCGCTCGGGACGGCACCTTCCTGTTCGCCTCCGAGGCGAAGGCACTGCTGGCACACCCCAGGGTCGCCCCCGAAGTCAACATGACGGTCCTCGAGAGCTACCTCGCCAACCTCGTGGTTCCCTCCCCGGCGACCCTCTACCAGGGGATCAACAAGCTGCCTCCCGGGACAGCCGGTACCTGCGACGCCGGAGGGGTCCGTACCTGGCGGTACTGGGACGTCACCACGGAACGCTCTTTCCTGGACGTGTCGTTGCCCGACGCCGCGTCGCACGTACGGAACCTGCTGGAAAGGTCCGTGCAGGCACGGCTGATGAGCGACGTTCCGGTCGGGGTCCTGCTCAGCGGGGGGTTCGATTCCACCTCGCTGGTCGCCCTGCTCCGCGATCGGGCCGCTCGAACCTCGACCTTCTCCGTGGGCTTCACCGACGCGCCCGGTCTCGATGAACGACACGAGGCGCGCTGGGTCGCCCAGCATTTCGGCACAGACCACCACGAGGTGACGGTGTCTCCGCGACAGGCACTGGAATCGCTGACGACCATGGTGCACCACCAGGACGAGCCGCTCGCGGATCCGGTGTGCATGCCGTTGGGCTTCGTCTGCGCGCTGGCCCGGCGCCGTGGGGTTCCCGTGGTGCTGGCCGGCGAGGGCGCCGACGAACTGTTCTGGGGCTATCCGGGTTATGTGCGGGCGATGCAACGACAGCGTGAGTTGCGGCTGTTGCAGAGGCTGCCCGCCGGGTCGCGCCGCTTCCTCGCGGCTGCGGTACCCCGCTCACGGCGCCGAAGAGGCTTCGATCTGATGATGGGGGCCGTCGGCGGCAGGCAGCTCCCGATACACTATCCCCTGGGCATGCCGTCCTCGGTTCGCTCCCAGGTACTGGTGGCGCACCCGTACGACCCGCCTCTGATCCCACCGCAACTCACCGGTGATGAGACCGCCCTCCAGACGGTGGCGTTCGACACACAGCACTACGAGTTCGCGCTCCGGCTGCCCGAGCTGCTGCTCATGCGCATCGACCGGTTCTCCATGGCGCACTCGGTCGAGGCCCGCGTCCCCTTCCTTGACCAGGAGTTGGTGGAGTACGCCTATCGGCTGCCTGTGCACCACAAGCTGGACGGCGACCGCACCAAGGTGGTGCTGCGCCGAGCTCTCGCCGACATCGTCCCCGAGAGGGTGGCGAACCGGGCGAAGCAGGGGTTCGGGGCTCCGATCGCGCACTGGCTGCGCGGTCCCATGGGGGACGCACTTCTCGATCTCCTGACCGCACCCGCGATGCGACGTTACTTCCGGACCGACGCAGTCGCCGACATGGTCGCGGAACACCGGTCCGGACGGGCGCACCATGCCTGGTTCCTCTGGCCGATCCTCAACTTCGCGGTGTGGCACCGCGTGTGGATCGAAGGGGAATCGGCGGACGAGCTGACCGACCGGTTGCTGAGAAGGTGCACCGTTGAGGCACGCTGACGACCACACAAACACCGTGCGTGTGGGGCGCCCGCACCTGACCCGTCTGCGCCGACTGGCCGTCTCGGCGGCCGCCTTGCCGCCCCGTGTGCTCGCCGCCGAACTGGGCTGGCGCACCTTCCGGACCGGATGCAGGGCATGTGCGGACAGGCGGGATCGGACGGTCGGCGCACGTCCGCCGCTCCCCGAGAGCTGGCGTCCCTTCGTCCTCGGCGCTGTGGACGCCCGCCCGAAGGTGGGGCCGAGCCCCTTGGAGCTGGAGGAATGCCTTCGTGAGGCGGACGCGGCGCTCGAGGGCAGGTTCACCGTCCTTGGTTACGGCACCGTGGCAGTCGACAGGAAGCCGCATGGCTGGCATCAGGATCCGGTCCACGGCTTCACGTGGCCGGACCGGCACCACCGTCTTCTCGGCCCCGTTCCGGGCCGCGCCGACATCAAGGTGCCGTGGGAGGTCGGCCGGCTGCAGTGGCTCACCGCTCTCGCGCGTGCCCACGCCTACACGGGCGACTCCCGGTACCGCGACGGGGCGGTGGAACTCCTCCGTTCCTGGGCAGCCGCCAATCCGGTGGGGGCCGGGCCGAACTGGACGAACGCGATGGAGGCGGGAATCCGGGCGGCCAATCTGGTGTGGGCGGCGGAGATCCTCGGCGACCCGCGCTTCACGTCGTTGGCCGGCGGGATGCTGCGGAACCACGGATGGTTCATCGTGGCCAACCTCGAATACAGTCCGCGCCTGACCAGCAACCACTACCTGGCCGACCTTGTCGGACTCGTCCACGCCGGCGGGGCCCTGCGCCACAGCCCCGCCGGACGGCTCTGGCTCCGCATCGGCGGCCGGCAACTGCAGCGGGAGATCGTCAAGCAGTTCCACGAGGACGGTTCCAACTTCGAGGCATCCACGGGTTACCACCGTCTGTCGACGGAGCTGGCCCTCGTCGGCCTGCTCGCGCTGCGCCGCCTCCGCATGCCGGTGCGGCCCGAAGTCCAGACCCGTCTTCTGGCGGCGGTCGAGGCGTTGTCCGCACTGACCAAACCCGACGGACTTCTGCCCGCCCTCGGGGACGACGACAGCGGTCTGGTGATCGGTCTGCAGTCCGGGCGGGATCCACGCGACGCGTCGCCGGTCGTTGCCGCCGCGGCGGCTCTGGAGGAAACGGACCCGCCCGGGGAGACGGTGGGGCCGGAACTGGCCCAGTGGTGCGGAGCGCCGACGAGGCGGACCGGCACCCGGCCACAGGCTGCCTCCTTCGCTTCGGCCGGCTGGTATGTCCTGTCGGCGGGGCCGTACTGGTGCCTCGCGGAGTGCGGCGGAGTGGGACAGCTCGGCAATGGTGGCCACGGCCACAACGACACGCTGTCGTTCGTGCTCTGCGTGGACGGGCACGAGATCGTGACGGACCCCGGGACCGGCGTCTACACACCGGATCCCCGTCTGCGGAACCTGCTGCGCGCCACCCGCTCGCATTCCACGGTGGAGGTGGACGGTCAGGAGCAGAACCGCTTCGATTCCGCGTTGCTGTTCACCATGCGGAGCGACGACCGCGCCCGGGTCGTGGACCACCACGGGGACGGCTCGGGCCGTCAGGTCGTCGAGGCGATCCACGAGGGGTACCGCCGGCTCGACGACCCGGTGGTGCACCGGCGCCGGTTCACCCTGGACCGGCAGGGCCTGACGGTTTCCGACCACTTCGGGTGCCGCGCCCCACACACCCTCACGGTCAGCTTTCCACTGGCCCCCGGCGTGCGCGCCGAGCCGCGCGACGGCGAAACGCTGCTGATGGCCGACGGCACGGTGGTGGTCCTGAGCCAGACAGCCGGCCCCCGGCTCACCTTCGCCGTGGAGGAGATGCCTTGGTCTCCCGCCTACGGCCGGGTCGTCACCGCACCCGTCCTTCGCGCCACGCTGCGGGCCGAGGGTCCGGTCTCATGGGAGCTTCGGTTCCGGGCGGCGGACGGAGCACGGACATGAAGATCCTCATGGCTGTGGTGTCGGACCTGCGCAGCGACGCCCGCGTACGACGGGAGGCCGCCGCGCTCGCCGCGGATGGCCATGACGTGCGGGTCGTGGGCTTCGATTCCGGCGTCCGGCGCCGAAGCAGCACCGTCGAGGAGGGGGTTCGCTACGACGTGGTGCCCTTCCCGTCGCGGAATCTTCCCCGCTTGCTGCGGCTGGCCTGCGCGGGCATCGGCGCCGCGCGGGCTGTGCTGCTCATGGGCCGCGGAAGGCCGGACGCCGTGCACTGCCACAATCTCCACCTCAGCCTGCCCGCGCTGCTCGTGGCGCGCCGCAACGGCGCCGCGCTGGTGTACGACGCGCATGAGTTGGAGGCCTGCAAGTACCGGGGGCCGGTGCGATGGGTGATCCAAAGATGGGAACGAGTGGTCTGGCGCCACTCGCATGCCAGAATCACCACCAATCCCTCACGCGCGGCATACCTGCAGCAACTGCACGGCAGCCGCCCCGCCGTCATCGGCAACTATCCACGGACACCCGACCCCGGCATGGAGCCGAAGGACCTCCGCTCTCGGCTGGGCATTCCCGGCCACCGGCTGGTGCTGATCTTTCAGGGGGGCTTCTACCTCGACTCCCGTTGCTTCCGGGCGGTCGCGGCCGCCCTGCGCGGGCTGCCGGACTGGCACTGGGTGCTCATCGGTTTCGGTAGTGACGACACCGTGCGAAAACTGCGCGACCTGATCGCGGAGTGCGGGATCGAGGACAGAACCAGCATCCTGCCCGCCGCGCCGGTGGACGAGCTCCTCTCGTACACCGCCGGCGCGGACGTCGGCGTGGTGGCTCTCACCAACTCCGGTCTGAACTGCTACCTGGGCGACACCAACAAACTCTTCGAGTACCTGATGGCCGGCCTCGCGGTGGTGGGCAGCGACTTCCCCGAGGTGCGAAGGGCCGTGCTGGAGAGCCCGGCCGGCCCGACGGGGGCGGTGTTCGATCCGGCGAGTTCCGCGTCGGTCGCCCAGGCCCTGCGCGAGGTCGCCGCCGACCTGGCGACGTTCCGGCGCAACGCCGAGAAAACACGGGCCGCGTATTCCTGGGAGAGCGAGAGCAGGACGCTGACGCGCCTGTACCGCGCGCTCGCCACGCCGGGGGACACACGGCCCGATACCGAACAGGGGCGGCCGGCTGAGCCGTCCACTCTTCCGAAAGGCGCTTGACGTGAAGGCAGTACTGCTGTCGGCTCGGGACGGTTCGATCAGTGTGGCGGAGATTCCGCCCCCGGTGGTGCAGTGGGGCACGGTGCTGATCCGGAACACCTACTCGCTGATCAGCGCCGGTACCGAGCGGGCGACGCTCGAGACGGGCGCCAGTAGCCTCGTGGGAAAGGCACGTCAGCGCCCCGACCAGGTCCGACAGGTCCTCAACACGGCTCGGCAGCTCGGCGTCGTGGAGACCTACCGGATGGTCCAGGACCGGCTCGACCGGCCCATGACGCTCGGGTACTCCTGCGCGGGTGAGGTGATCGCGGTCGGCGAGGGAGTCGGCGACATCACCCCCGGTATGCGTGTGGCAGCGGGGGGAGCCGGCTACGCATCCCACGCGGAGATCGTGGCCGTGCCCCGTAATCTCGTCGTGCCCGTGCCGGATGGTGTGGAGGACCGCTGGGCCGCGTTCGCCACCGTGGGGGCCATCGCACTCCAGGGAATCCACCAGGCCGAGGCGGTTCCGGGATCCCGTGTCGCGGTGATCGGCCTCGGACTTGTGGGACAGCTCACCCTGCGGCTCCTGCGGGCCTACGGGTACGACCCGGTCGGCGTGGACCAGGACTCCGCAGCCGTCGATGCGGCCCGGAGCAGCGGATTCGTCGCCTACCGCAGGGAGACGGAAGACCTCCCGGGAACCGTCGCGCGTCATTGGGGTGGCGCACGCGCGGACGCCGTTCTGGTGACGGCGGCGACCTCGAGCACGGATCCGGTGGAGCTGGCCGGGAGCCTGGCGCGAGACCGGGCCACCGTGGTCATCGTGGGAGACGTCAAGGTGGCCCCGCCTCGTGCGTCCTACTACCACAAGGAACTTTCGGTCCGTTACTCCCGCTCGTACGGACCGGGACGGTACGACCCGCGCTTCGAGGAGTCGGGCCAGGAGTACCCCGAGGGCTACGTGCCATGGACCGAACGCCGCAACCTGGCCGAGGTCCTCAGGCTTGTGCCCGGACTCGGCCTGGAGAGCCTCGACCCCCGGGTCTTCGCCGTCGAGGACGCCGCCGAGGCGTACCGCGTCCTCAACACAGAACGGCCGCGACGGCGTGTCGCTCTGCTGTTGCGCTATCCCGGTACCGCCGAGGTGACCGAGCCACCGCGGCGTCAGGGCAAGCCCGCCACTTGGTCACCGCCTGCTGTGGACGCGAGGATCGCCGCGATCGGGGCGGGGAACTTCGCCACCAAGATGCTGTTTCCGCATTTGCGCCGTGAACGAGGTGTCAGCTTCTCGTGGGTGGCGAGCGCACGAGGTCTCACGGCCGTCCAGCAGAGCAGGCGATGGGGATTCCGCAGTGTCGCGGAGAGCGCCGAGCACGGACTGGCGTCAGGCGATGCCGACTGCGTCATGGTGCTGTCCCGCCATGACAGCCATGGACGCTATGCGGCAGAAGTGCTGCGCCGTGGTGTCGCGTTGTACTGCGAGAAGCCCTTGGGCCTCTCGGAACAGGAGCTGGAGGAGGTGGCGGCCGCCTGGTCCCGGTCCGGCGCCCCGGCACTCGCCGGCTTCAACCGGCGGTTCGCCCCAGCA is a window of Streptomyces mirabilis DNA encoding:
- the asnB gene encoding asparagine synthase (glutamine-hydrolyzing); protein product: MCGIAGIYEYGRSEGRVTPEAVTQMRDRLAHRGPDGAGVHVSEDGRVGLGHRRLAIVDLAHGAQPMFGEGGECLVFNGEIYNYPALRRDLEGRGARFRTQCDTEVILHAYRHYGDACVKHLTGMFAFALWDPKAARLLFARDPLGEKPLYWTARDGTFLFASEAKALLAHPRVAPEVNMTVLESYLANLVVPSPATLYQGINKLPPGTAGTCDAGGVRTWRYWDVTTERSFLDVSLPDAASHVRNLLERSVQARLMSDVPVGVLLSGGFDSTSLVALLRDRAARTSTFSVGFTDAPGLDERHEARWVAQHFGTDHHEVTVSPRQALESLTTMVHHQDEPLADPVCMPLGFVCALARRRGVPVVLAGEGADELFWGYPGYVRAMQRQRELRLLQRLPAGSRRFLAAAVPRSRRRRGFDLMMGAVGGRQLPIHYPLGMPSSVRSQVLVAHPYDPPLIPPQLTGDETALQTVAFDTQHYEFALRLPELLLMRIDRFSMAHSVEARVPFLDQELVEYAYRLPVHHKLDGDRTKVVLRRALADIVPERVANRAKQGFGAPIAHWLRGPMGDALLDLLTAPAMRRYFRTDAVADMVAEHRSGRAHHAWFLWPILNFAVWHRVWIEGESADELTDRLLRRCTVEAR
- a CDS encoding alginate lyase family protein codes for the protein MRVGRPHLTRLRRLAVSAAALPPRVLAAELGWRTFRTGCRACADRRDRTVGARPPLPESWRPFVLGAVDARPKVGPSPLELEECLREADAALEGRFTVLGYGTVAVDRKPHGWHQDPVHGFTWPDRHHRLLGPVPGRADIKVPWEVGRLQWLTALARAHAYTGDSRYRDGAVELLRSWAAANPVGAGPNWTNAMEAGIRAANLVWAAEILGDPRFTSLAGGMLRNHGWFIVANLEYSPRLTSNHYLADLVGLVHAGGALRHSPAGRLWLRIGGRQLQREIVKQFHEDGSNFEASTGYHRLSTELALVGLLALRRLRMPVRPEVQTRLLAAVEALSALTKPDGLLPALGDDDSGLVIGLQSGRDPRDASPVVAAAAALEETDPPGETVGPELAQWCGAPTRRTGTRPQAASFASAGWYVLSAGPYWCLAECGGVGQLGNGGHGHNDTLSFVLCVDGHEIVTDPGTGVYTPDPRLRNLLRATRSHSTVEVDGQEQNRFDSALLFTMRSDDRARVVDHHGDGSGRQVVEAIHEGYRRLDDPVVHRRRFTLDRQGLTVSDHFGCRAPHTLTVSFPLAPGVRAEPRDGETLLMADGTVVVLSQTAGPRLTFAVEEMPWSPAYGRVVTAPVLRATLRAEGPVSWELRFRAADGART
- a CDS encoding glycosyltransferase family 4 protein, whose amino-acid sequence is MKILMAVVSDLRSDARVRREAAALAADGHDVRVVGFDSGVRRRSSTVEEGVRYDVVPFPSRNLPRLLRLACAGIGAARAVLLMGRGRPDAVHCHNLHLSLPALLVARRNGAALVYDAHELEACKYRGPVRWVIQRWERVVWRHSHARITTNPSRAAYLQQLHGSRPAVIGNYPRTPDPGMEPKDLRSRLGIPGHRLVLIFQGGFYLDSRCFRAVAAALRGLPDWHWVLIGFGSDDTVRKLRDLIAECGIEDRTSILPAAPVDELLSYTAGADVGVVALTNSGLNCYLGDTNKLFEYLMAGLAVVGSDFPEVRRAVLESPAGPTGAVFDPASSASVAQALREVAADLATFRRNAEKTRAAYSWESESRTLTRLYRALATPGDTRPDTEQGRPAEPSTLPKGA
- a CDS encoding bi-domain-containing oxidoreductase; the encoded protein is MKAVLLSARDGSISVAEIPPPVVQWGTVLIRNTYSLISAGTERATLETGASSLVGKARQRPDQVRQVLNTARQLGVVETYRMVQDRLDRPMTLGYSCAGEVIAVGEGVGDITPGMRVAAGGAGYASHAEIVAVPRNLVVPVPDGVEDRWAAFATVGAIALQGIHQAEAVPGSRVAVIGLGLVGQLTLRLLRAYGYDPVGVDQDSAAVDAARSSGFVAYRRETEDLPGTVARHWGGARADAVLVTAATSSTDPVELAGSLARDRATVVIVGDVKVAPPRASYYHKELSVRYSRSYGPGRYDPRFEESGQEYPEGYVPWTERRNLAEVLRLVPGLGLESLDPRVFAVEDAAEAYRVLNTERPRRRVALLLRYPGTAEVTEPPRRQGKPATWSPPAVDARIAAIGAGNFATKMLFPHLRRERGVSFSWVASARGLTAVQQSRRWGFRSVAESAEHGLASGDADCVMVLSRHDSHGRYAAEVLRRGVALYCEKPLGLSEQELEEVAAAWSRSGAPALAGFNRRFAPAVRDLRAALPEGVPLQVVYRVFAGRLPSDHWYFDHRQGGRLLGEVCHFIDTANFLVPGRPVSVTVTGVDSRDPVSAQSVTLQIAYADSSTASIVYGGLTPPGAPKEFIEVACDGVAARIEDFESLAVWKGGKKSESVYRGAPKGHAEEMRALRRLLQGEKVAEADFRLALWSSLVACRASAALTGSGRAGTTPTTPALAEALGCTPGAGEGGKPRGADRERAQVTHEEAVGTTGFSGT